The following coding sequences are from one Devosia yakushimensis window:
- a CDS encoding HesB/IscA family protein, translating to MTEAVLAPTEVVLTDRAAKRVSRILSKEPEGTVLRISVAGGGCSGFQYEYNLVQEKAASDDIVLQKGDAVVLIDSMSLEFMGGSEIDFVDDLIGQAFQIKNPNAVASCGCGTSFAV from the coding sequence ATGACCGAAGCTGTGCTCGCCCCGACCGAAGTGGTTCTGACCGACCGCGCTGCCAAGCGCGTCTCCCGCATCCTGTCCAAGGAGCCGGAGGGCACGGTGTTGCGCATTTCGGTGGCCGGGGGCGGTTGCTCCGGATTTCAGTATGAATACAACCTCGTACAGGAAAAGGCGGCCAGCGACGATATCGTTCTGCAAAAGGGCGATGCGGTGGTGCTGATCGATTCGATGAGTCTCGAATTCATGGGCGGCTCGGAAATCGACTTCGTCGACGATCTGATCGGCCAGGCCTTCCAGATCAAGAATCCGAATGCGGTTGCTTCCTGCGGCTGCGGCACGAGTTTCGCCGTCTAA
- a CDS encoding deoxyguanosinetriphosphate triphosphohydrolase — protein sequence MSDTAPYASKPEHSLGRLYGTGPSPTRSEFQRDRDRIIHSTAFRRLQHKTQVFLHHEGRHFRNRLTHTLEVSQMARSIARALLLDEDLAEAVALSHDLGHTPFGHAGERALHHVMAPYGGFDHNIQAIRVVTRLENRYAEHDGLNLTWETLEGILKHNGPLIHADGAPYGRYAREGLPTGLDDIPASADLRLSTHASLEAQAAAIADDVAYNAHDIDDALRAGLIVLADLADVPLAGPVVREVLARYPDIAPKRQAHEVQRRLITRSIEDVIATSAANIASAGVKTAEDVRTAGRTLVTFSPATAEAERGLKQFLFDRVYRHESVMVPVRQSEAVVADLFARYMQTRDMPGRWGLAAANAPDDNALARIVADFIAGMTDPYALDEYARLFDAKVEFR from the coding sequence ATGAGCGATACTGCTCCCTATGCCAGCAAACCCGAACACTCGCTCGGCCGTCTGTATGGCACCGGCCCCAGTCCCACGCGCTCCGAATTCCAGCGCGACCGTGACCGCATCATCCATTCCACCGCTTTCCGCCGCCTGCAGCACAAGACGCAGGTTTTCCTGCATCACGAAGGCCGCCACTTCCGTAACCGGCTGACCCACACGCTCGAAGTCAGCCAGATGGCCCGCTCCATCGCCCGCGCCCTGCTTCTCGACGAAGACCTGGCAGAAGCCGTCGCCCTCAGCCACGATCTGGGCCATACCCCCTTCGGCCATGCCGGCGAACGCGCACTGCACCATGTCATGGCGCCCTATGGCGGCTTCGACCACAATATCCAGGCCATCCGCGTCGTCACCCGCCTCGAAAACCGCTATGCCGAGCATGACGGGCTCAACCTCACCTGGGAAACCCTCGAAGGCATCCTCAAGCACAATGGCCCGCTGATCCACGCCGACGGCGCCCCCTATGGCCGCTACGCCCGCGAAGGCCTCCCAACCGGCCTCGACGACATCCCCGCCAGTGCCGATCTGCGCCTTTCCACCCACGCCTCGCTCGAAGCCCAGGCCGCCGCGATTGCCGACGACGTCGCCTACAATGCCCACGATATCGACGACGCCCTGCGCGCCGGCCTCATCGTCCTCGCCGATCTCGCCGACGTGCCCCTGGCCGGCCCCGTGGTCCGCGAAGTCCTCGCCCGCTACCCCGATATCGCCCCCAAGCGTCAGGCCCACGAAGTCCAGCGGCGCCTCATCACCCGCTCCATCGAAGACGTCATCGCCACCTCCGCCGCCAATATTGCCTCTGCCGGCGTCAAGACTGCTGAGGATGTCCGCACTGCCGGCCGTACCCTCGTCACCTTCTCGCCCGCCACCGCCGAAGCCGAACGCGGCCTCAAGCAATTCCTCTTCGATCGCGTCTATCGCCACGAGTCGGTGATGGTCCCCGTGCGCCAGAGCGAGGCGGTCGTCGCCGACCTCTTCGCCCGCTACATGCAGACCCGCGACATGCCCGGCCGCTGGGGCCTCGCCGCCGCCAATGCCCCAGACGACAATGCTCTCGCCCGCATCGTCGCCGATTTCATCGCCGGCATGACCGATCCCTATGCCCTCGATGAATATGCCCGGCTGTTTGACGCTAAGGTGGAATTCCGCTAA
- a CDS encoding serine hydrolase domain-containing protein: MSLEQLVNAAVGKALDEKRIVGAVLLVRRNGELIHEAAYGLADREAGRPMQADAIFRLSSLTKPIVATTILAMVDAGMIGLDNAVTDYLPYFTPRLEDGSTPTITIRHLLTHTAGLGGDIPLSEAEKQAPDFDRWHLSLDENMERLASMPLLFAPGTGWAYSPAIDVLGAVAGRLVGGTLGDAVEKYVTGPLRMVDTAFHATDRARLAAAYADGADEPVLMGDPHSVPSPWGGVTTYSPGRILDAKAYHAGGGGMAGTARDYMTLLETLRTGGGAVLKPETVGLGLANQTPQLAQSVSPGWQFGFFGAWLADPKLAESPANVGTSRWGGIYGHTWFIDPTAGLSVVSMTNTGLEGCDRAYPLEVRDAIYAGLR, encoded by the coding sequence ATGAGCCTGGAACAATTGGTCAATGCTGCGGTCGGCAAGGCGCTAGACGAAAAGCGCATCGTTGGCGCAGTGCTGCTGGTTCGGCGCAATGGCGAGCTGATCCATGAAGCGGCATATGGCCTGGCCGACCGGGAAGCGGGACGCCCGATGCAGGCCGATGCAATCTTCCGCCTGTCATCGCTGACCAAGCCCATCGTCGCAACGACGATCCTGGCCATGGTGGATGCCGGCATGATCGGGCTCGACAATGCGGTGACGGACTACCTGCCCTATTTCACGCCGCGCCTGGAAGACGGCAGCACGCCCACAATCACCATCAGGCATTTGCTGACGCATACGGCCGGGCTCGGCGGGGATATCCCGTTGTCGGAGGCCGAGAAGCAGGCACCCGATTTCGATCGCTGGCACCTGTCGCTGGACGAGAACATGGAGCGGCTGGCCAGCATGCCGCTGCTGTTCGCGCCAGGAACGGGGTGGGCCTATTCTCCGGCCATCGATGTGCTGGGCGCCGTGGCCGGCAGGCTGGTTGGCGGCACGCTGGGTGATGCCGTCGAGAAATATGTAACCGGCCCATTGCGGATGGTGGATACGGCATTCCACGCCACCGACAGGGCACGGCTGGCCGCGGCCTATGCCGATGGGGCCGATGAGCCTGTGCTGATGGGCGATCCGCATAGCGTGCCCAGCCCATGGGGCGGGGTTACGACCTATTCGCCCGGGCGGATTTTGGATGCCAAAGCCTATCATGCCGGCGGAGGCGGCATGGCGGGAACGGCGCGGGATTATATGACGCTGCTCGAAACCTTGCGGACAGGCGGCGGAGCGGTGCTCAAGCCGGAAACGGTGGGACTGGGCCTTGCCAACCAGACGCCGCAACTGGCCCAATCGGTGTCGCCGGGCTGGCAGTTCGGGTTCTTCGGCGCATGGCTGGCGGATCCCAAGCTTGCCGAGTCGCCAGCCAATGTGGGGACATCGCGCTGGGGTGGGATTTATGGGCATACCTGGTTCATCGATCCGACAGCCGGGCTCAGTGTGGTTTCGATGACCAATACGGGGCTCGAGGGTTGTGATCGCGCCTATCCGCTGGAAGTGCGCGATGCGATTTATGCGGGGTTGCGGTGA
- a CDS encoding serine hydrolase domain-containing protein yields the protein MGLVERVDAAIDAALVQRIVGCVIIINKDGQEIYARAAGLADREANVPLRRDAIFRLASVTKPIVATAVLRLVDLGLIGLNDRVTRYLPWFTPANPDGSPADIRIRHLLNHTSGLAYERVPADASGGLSGPINSLTETLTNIARVPLAFAPGTGWAYGTSIDVLGGVLAAINGSNVEDALGRYVTGPLGMVDTHFHVTDPARLSTAYADGTPPVRMGEPHVILDAEGHGTTFSPGRIFNPAAPQNGGAGMAGTTDDIMKMLEAYNGRPGLLAPETVALALTNQIGDLPRREHDAGKRFSFLGAVLADPVAANNPSPQGTVDWGGAWGHNWVVDPINRITIAVCTNTTFEGCNGPFRDDILRAVYGGKDLT from the coding sequence ATGGGGCTGGTGGAACGGGTTGACGCGGCGATTGATGCCGCGCTGGTGCAGCGCATTGTCGGCTGCGTCATCATCATCAACAAGGATGGGCAGGAAATCTATGCCCGGGCCGCCGGTCTGGCCGACCGCGAGGCCAATGTGCCGCTGCGGCGGGACGCGATTTTCCGGCTGGCCTCGGTCACCAAACCGATCGTCGCGACGGCCGTGCTGCGGCTGGTCGATCTGGGGCTGATCGGGCTCAACGATCGCGTCACGCGCTACCTGCCCTGGTTCACGCCGGCCAATCCCGATGGCAGCCCGGCCGATATCCGCATCCGGCATTTGCTGAACCACACATCGGGACTGGCCTATGAACGGGTGCCGGCCGATGCCAGCGGCGGGCTGTCGGGACCGATCAATTCGCTGACCGAGACGCTGACCAATATCGCCCGAGTGCCGCTGGCCTTCGCGCCGGGCACGGGTTGGGCTTATGGCACCAGCATCGATGTGCTAGGCGGGGTTCTGGCCGCTATCAACGGCTCCAATGTCGAAGATGCACTGGGCCGCTATGTGACCGGGCCGCTGGGGATGGTGGATACCCATTTCCATGTGACCGACCCGGCCCGGCTAAGCACGGCTTATGCCGATGGCACGCCGCCGGTGCGCATGGGCGAGCCGCATGTGATCCTGGATGCGGAAGGCCATGGCACGACATTTTCGCCTGGCCGCATCTTCAATCCCGCAGCACCACAGAATGGCGGCGCGGGCATGGCCGGCACGACCGACGACATCATGAAAATGCTCGAAGCCTATAATGGCCGGCCGGGCCTGCTGGCGCCGGAAACCGTGGCGCTGGCGCTGACCAACCAGATCGGCGATTTGCCGCGGCGCGAACATGATGCGGGCAAGCGGTTCAGCTTTCTCGGGGCGGTGCTTGCCGACCCGGTGGCGGCCAACAATCCAAGCCCCCAGGGCACGGTCGACTGGGGCGGAGCCTGGGGGCACAATTGGGTGGTCGACCCGATCAACCGGATTACCATTGCGGTCTGCACCAATACCACATTCGAGGGCTGCAACGGCCCCTTCCGCGACGACATCTTGCGCGCCGTCTACGGCGGAAAGGATCTGACATGA
- a CDS encoding tetratricopeptide repeat protein, which yields MMRTIRGTSLISAATALALALAMHTVPAYAQTAADAALDMANMLDGAGGGVSGDDLLAALEDAAEAGQPMAMWQLGTMYENGEGVAKDPAKAFGYFAQIANQHADAAPKGVESDIVAQSFVKVGEYYREGLPDAGIPADAERSHALLLHAATYFGDADAQYRVGLLYLNEDELGVNPLQSARWFSLAARKGHCGAQAQLGRLLFNGVDGIAAQPVEGLMWLNLAQQRCVGTADAAWINDLINQANSIASPDQQAEATKLATSIAPQFAGF from the coding sequence ATGATGCGGACTATTAGGGGTACCTCCCTGATCTCCGCTGCGACGGCACTGGCGCTCGCCTTGGCGATGCATACCGTGCCTGCGTATGCGCAGACCGCGGCCGATGCCGCGCTGGATATGGCCAATATGCTCGATGGGGCAGGTGGTGGCGTGTCCGGCGACGATCTCCTCGCTGCCCTTGAGGATGCCGCCGAGGCCGGCCAGCCCATGGCCATGTGGCAGCTCGGTACCATGTATGAAAATGGCGAAGGCGTCGCCAAGGACCCGGCCAAGGCTTTCGGCTATTTCGCCCAGATCGCCAATCAGCACGCCGATGCCGCCCCCAAGGGCGTCGAATCCGACATTGTGGCGCAGTCCTTCGTCAAGGTCGGCGAATATTACCGCGAAGGCCTCCCCGACGCCGGCATTCCCGCCGATGCGGAGCGCTCGCACGCCCTGCTGCTGCACGCCGCCACCTATTTTGGCGACGCCGATGCGCAATATCGCGTGGGCCTGCTGTATCTCAACGAGGACGAACTCGGCGTCAATCCGCTGCAAAGCGCCCGTTGGTTCTCGCTGGCCGCCCGCAAGGGCCATTGCGGGGCCCAGGCCCAGCTCGGCCGCCTGCTGTTCAACGGCGTCGATGGCATTGCCGCCCAGCCCGTCGAGGGCCTGATGTGGCTCAACCTGGCCCAGCAACGCTGCGTCGGCACGGCTGACGCCGCATGGATCAACGACCTGATCAACCAGGCCAATTCCATCGCCTCGCCCGACCAGCAAGCTGAAGCCACCAAACTCGCCACCAGCATAGCGCCGCAATTCGCCGGCTTCTAA
- the xth gene encoding exodeoxyribonuclease III: MRIATWNINGIKARLEILLTWLAQEKPDIVCLQEIKTVDEGFPRAEIEALGYNVETHGQKSWNGVAILSLLKFDEVTRGLPGDDSDEQARLIEGVFSVETGAVRVCNIYLPNGNPVDSEKFPYKLAWMDRLTKFVEERLTLEEPFVLLGDFNLIPAPIDAHDPAAWWGDALYRPESLERFRTLSNLGLTDALRATTAEPAYTFWDFQAGAWRRNAGIRIDHLMLSAQAADRLDGVTVHKDVRGWDKPSDHVPVEGRFSF, encoded by the coding sequence ATGCGTATTGCGACCTGGAATATCAATGGCATCAAGGCGCGGCTGGAAATCCTGCTGACCTGGCTGGCGCAGGAAAAGCCGGACATCGTCTGCCTCCAGGAAATCAAGACGGTCGATGAGGGCTTTCCGCGGGCCGAAATCGAGGCGCTGGGCTATAATGTGGAAACGCATGGCCAGAAGAGCTGGAACGGCGTCGCCATCCTGTCGCTGCTGAAATTCGACGAGGTGACGCGGGGCCTGCCGGGCGACGATAGCGACGAGCAGGCGCGGCTGATCGAGGGCGTGTTCTCGGTGGAAACCGGGGCGGTGCGGGTGTGCAATATTTACCTGCCCAATGGCAATCCGGTCGATAGCGAGAAATTCCCCTATAAGCTGGCCTGGATGGACCGGCTGACCAAATTTGTGGAAGAGCGGCTGACGCTGGAAGAGCCCTTCGTGCTGCTGGGCGACTTCAACCTCATTCCGGCGCCGATCGATGCGCATGATCCGGCGGCCTGGTGGGGCGATGCGCTTTACCGGCCGGAGAGCCTTGAGCGGTTCCGTACGCTGAGCAATCTGGGGCTGACCGATGCACTGCGCGCCACGACGGCCGAGCCGGCCTATACGTTCTGGGATTTCCAGGCGGGGGCGTGGCGGCGCAATGCGGGGATTCGAATCGATCACCTGATGCTGTCGGCGCAAGCGGCCGACCGGCTGGATGGGGTGACGGTGCATAAGGACGTGCGCGGCTGGGACAAGCCGAGCGATCACGTGCCGGTCGAAGGACGGTTCAGTTTTTAG